One window of Cohnella hashimotonis genomic DNA carries:
- a CDS encoding ABC transporter permease: MTKKLANLKEFIPLYLMMIPCAVYLIINNYIPMVGIVSAFKKFRITDGILGSPWVGLKNFEYLFRSHDLAIIIRNTLLYNASFIIVNTIVGLFLAILISEIKNEKMKKLYQSSILLPFTLSMVIVSYIVFAFLSQKNGMLNNSIFKNNPVEWYSDPSWWPLILILVQCWKTVGYGALIYIAGIATIDRSLYEAAAIDGAGKWTQIKHITLPALLPSIITMFLLSVSRIGYSDFGLFYLIPQGSGTLFNVTSTIDTYVYSTMMAPGGIGRSAATGLMQALVGFILIVLANALVRKLSSKDAIF, from the coding sequence ATGACGAAAAAACTCGCAAACCTAAAAGAGTTCATCCCGCTTTATCTGATGATGATACCCTGCGCGGTTTACCTTATCATCAACAACTATATTCCGATGGTCGGGATCGTGTCCGCTTTCAAGAAATTTCGCATCACGGATGGCATCCTGGGCAGTCCATGGGTCGGACTTAAAAATTTCGAGTACTTGTTCCGGTCCCATGATTTAGCCATTATCATTCGGAACACGCTCCTATATAATGCCTCGTTTATTATCGTGAATACAATCGTGGGTCTTTTTCTTGCCATCTTAATATCCGAGATCAAAAACGAAAAAATGAAGAAGCTGTATCAAAGCTCCATTCTGTTGCCGTTCACGCTCTCTATGGTCATCGTCAGCTATATTGTCTTCGCGTTTTTAAGCCAAAAGAACGGCATGCTCAATAACAGCATTTTCAAAAACAATCCCGTCGAATGGTACAGCGATCCGTCGTGGTGGCCACTGATCCTGATCCTTGTCCAATGCTGGAAAACAGTGGGGTACGGCGCTTTGATTTATATTGCGGGCATCGCTACGATCGATCGTTCATTATACGAAGCGGCAGCCATCGACGGCGCGGGAAAATGGACGCAGATCAAACATATCACGCTGCCGGCGTTGCTTCCTTCGATCATCACTATGTTTCTCTTAAGCGTCAGCAGAATCGGGTATTCGGACTTCGGTCTATTCTACTTAATTCCTCAGGGTTCAGGGACGCTGTTCAACGTAACCTCAACGATCGATACGTATGTCTATAGCACGATGATGGCACCAGGCGGAATCGGACGCTCCGCTGCCACGGGCTTAATGCAAGCGCTCGTCGGATTTATTCTGATTGTTCTAGCGAATGCCCTTGTACGCAAGCTGAGCTCGAAAGACGCAATTTTTTAA
- a CDS encoding sensor histidine kinase, producing the protein MIVAVGSIGAYSYSVASDQLLNKIRQQQTHVAEATTSTLDYVAKDFNNMFGTMYLSNALRGFLLSTPTYTDLYLLRQTAFHDIDSMIITQDFSMSMAIYPLEGRQIEFTNSGSHSLLPPEQFKRTPYYRTPMVDREKFVWDIETESNRLFYGDNERKVIFSRALKDLNNQLPLAVVVIGFNEKDLRQAYLSEQSAADMETVIVSDQGVVLSSSSGQWLGGRLAELPFMKNGTSPDDTPAVDASRWLYSRAASSQTGWQIYIFHSKASVLSQISHIRSVTLSVIAACILLLLILTWLTASFVTKPINRLLLSMRKLQTGDFTQNVPVTGQDEIGLLARTYNLMVSRIRQLIDDVYKFRLARQEAELRMLQSQINPHFLYNMLDTICWEAERVHQPKIADMTHTLAQVFRLSLNDGRDIIPLHKELQLVRHYLHLQQLRFVNRLHFEIEAEPIVSDRLVPKLMIQPFVENAIIHGIEPLNQDGFLHISVTGTSDGLVIALTDNGVGIPPERLDMLLAAPHDDRPDRADKPRRGYAIWNCMHRLQLYYGDAARIEIESKPGAGTRIHIVIPDKEVYEHVEAASG; encoded by the coding sequence ATGATCGTCGCTGTGGGTAGCATCGGCGCCTATTCGTATTCGGTCGCCTCGGACCAGTTGTTGAATAAGATCCGGCAACAGCAGACGCACGTCGCCGAAGCGACGACCTCCACCTTGGACTACGTGGCCAAGGATTTCAACAATATGTTCGGCACGATGTATCTGTCAAATGCGCTGCGCGGGTTCCTGCTGTCCACGCCGACCTATACCGATCTATACCTCTTGAGGCAAACGGCCTTTCACGACATCGACAGCATGATCATTACCCAAGACTTCTCCATGTCGATGGCCATCTATCCGCTTGAAGGACGGCAGATCGAATTCACTAATAGCGGGAGCCATTCCTTGCTTCCTCCCGAGCAGTTCAAGCGGACGCCGTATTACCGGACGCCGATGGTCGACCGGGAGAAGTTCGTCTGGGACATCGAGACGGAGAGCAACCGCCTGTTCTACGGAGACAACGAACGAAAAGTGATATTCAGCCGGGCGCTCAAGGATCTCAACAATCAACTGCCGCTCGCCGTCGTCGTGATCGGATTCAACGAGAAGGATCTTCGCCAAGCCTATCTGAGCGAGCAATCCGCGGCGGACATGGAGACCGTCATCGTGAGCGATCAAGGCGTCGTACTATCTTCCTCTAGCGGACAATGGCTAGGAGGCCGCCTTGCTGAGTTACCTTTTATGAAGAACGGCACTTCACCAGACGACACGCCTGCGGTGGACGCGTCCCGCTGGCTTTACTCCCGCGCCGCCTCTTCGCAGACGGGCTGGCAAATATATATTTTCCACTCGAAAGCCTCCGTCCTGTCCCAAATCAGCCATATCCGGTCCGTCACCTTGTCGGTAATCGCAGCCTGCATCCTCCTGTTGCTCATCCTGACCTGGTTGACAGCCTCCTTCGTCACCAAACCCATTAATCGTCTGCTGTTGTCAATGCGCAAGCTGCAGACCGGCGACTTCACCCAGAACGTTCCCGTCACCGGGCAAGACGAGATCGGCTTGCTTGCCCGCACCTACAACTTGATGGTGTCCCGGATCAGGCAATTGATCGACGACGTCTACAAATTCCGCTTGGCCCGTCAAGAAGCGGAGCTCCGCATGCTTCAATCGCAGATCAATCCCCATTTCCTGTACAACATGCTCGACACCATCTGCTGGGAGGCGGAGCGGGTACACCAGCCCAAGATTGCGGATATGACCCATACGCTCGCCCAAGTGTTCCGCCTTAGCCTGAACGACGGCAGGGACATTATCCCGCTGCACAAGGAATTGCAGCTCGTGCGGCACTATCTTCATTTGCAGCAGCTGCGCTTTGTGAACAGGCTCCATTTTGAGATCGAGGCCGAACCGATCGTCAGCGATCGCCTCGTGCCAAAGCTCATGATTCAGCCCTTCGTCGAGAATGCGATCATTCACGGGATCGAGCCGCTCAACCAGGACGGATTCCTTCACATCTCGGTGACCGGCACCTCGGATGGCCTGGTCATTGCCTTGACTGACAACGGCGTCGGCATTCCCCCGGAACGACTGGATATGCTGCTTGCCGCTCCGCACGACGATCGGCCGGATCGGGCGGACAAGCCAAGGCGCGGCTATGCCATCTGGAATTGCATGCACCGCTTGCAGCTATATTATGGAGATGCTGCCCGTATCGAAATAGAAAGCAAGCCTGGCGCAGGCACGCGAATTCATATCGTCATTCCGGACAAAGAGGTGTACGAACATGTTGAAGCTGCTTCTGGTTGA
- a CDS encoding response regulator transcription factor, giving the protein MLKLLLVEDELRIRKGLIHAVRWDRLGIEVCQAAGDGREALAAARQHHPDLVLTDIRMPGMDGLEFIRELRGSGSDAVVVVISGYNDFDYAREAMRLQVTEYILKPSRPAEIEQVMLRAVTKLAEIRKDRALTQSLQSAVHRSVPLLRSQTLRQWIEHPRMPGENRESLAGSLQLPFAGGAFHVGLIRIHGADVRRLQYAEGEVELLRYAALNIASELLGAFCEGKSEALQHGNDIVWVAQPPKLEADKLRLALSHLMDRIRELLKLSVSISAGDPVDSLDDLRISYEQAYERLESRMLENDGKVFLAEVQSGESQSSDSEELRLQQDISRLETRMLNLLQEDKMADVLDTKDEWLEAVRRLGQGDRIAIQGGTAAFLTSLRDRIALSPADSPDWRSPFALWLHQSSRVDSYEQLSQLMTEIVQSLARQLQARRPLHRTIASVLSMIESRYSENLTLEGLAKEAYVSTNYLSTLFKQELGINFLDYLHQYRIEAAKKLLAAEPLRIFAVASLVGYQDERYFTQMFKKWTGLTPSQYQKNMERTQL; this is encoded by the coding sequence ATGTTGAAGCTGCTTCTGGTTGAGGACGAATTGCGCATACGCAAAGGATTAATTCACGCCGTCCGTTGGGATCGGCTGGGCATTGAAGTCTGCCAAGCCGCTGGAGACGGACGCGAGGCGCTGGCCGCCGCGCGTCAGCACCACCCGGATCTGGTGCTGACCGACATCCGCATGCCCGGCATGGACGGGCTCGAATTCATCCGCGAGCTGCGGGGCAGCGGCAGCGACGCCGTCGTCGTCGTCATCTCCGGCTATAACGACTTTGATTACGCCCGCGAAGCGATGCGGCTTCAAGTCACTGAATACATCCTGAAGCCCAGCCGGCCGGCCGAGATCGAACAAGTCATGCTAAGAGCGGTGACCAAGCTAGCGGAGATTCGCAAGGACCGTGCACTGACGCAAAGCCTGCAATCGGCCGTTCATCGCAGCGTCCCCCTGCTGAGATCGCAGACGCTCCGGCAATGGATCGAGCATCCCCGCATGCCGGGAGAGAATCGCGAATCGTTGGCCGGCTCCTTGCAATTGCCTTTTGCAGGAGGCGCCTTTCATGTCGGCCTCATCCGCATTCACGGAGCGGACGTTCGACGGCTTCAATATGCGGAGGGCGAAGTTGAGCTTCTCCGCTATGCCGCGCTCAATATCGCTTCCGAACTGCTCGGTGCCTTCTGTGAAGGGAAGAGCGAGGCGCTGCAGCACGGCAACGATATCGTATGGGTCGCGCAGCCGCCCAAGCTCGAAGCGGACAAGCTTCGGCTGGCGCTGAGCCATCTTATGGATCGTATCCGCGAGCTCCTCAAACTGTCCGTCAGCATCAGCGCCGGAGATCCGGTCGATTCTCTCGATGACCTGCGCATTTCGTACGAACAGGCTTACGAACGGCTCGAATCCCGCATGCTGGAGAACGACGGCAAAGTGTTCCTCGCCGAAGTTCAATCGGGCGAAAGCCAGAGTTCGGATTCGGAAGAGCTGCGTCTTCAGCAGGACATCTCCCGGCTAGAGACGCGCATGCTCAATTTGCTCCAGGAGGACAAGATGGCCGACGTGCTGGATACCAAGGACGAATGGCTGGAAGCCGTGCGCCGTCTCGGGCAAGGAGACCGCATTGCCATCCAGGGCGGCACCGCCGCCTTCCTGACGAGCCTTCGCGACCGGATCGCGCTTTCTCCGGCGGATTCTCCAGACTGGCGAAGCCCTTTCGCTCTATGGCTCCATCAATCCAGCAGGGTCGATTCCTACGAGCAGCTGTCCCAGCTCATGACAGAGATCGTTCAAAGTTTGGCCAGGCAGCTACAGGCGCGCCGCCCGCTTCATCGGACGATTGCGAGCGTCCTCTCGATGATCGAGTCCAGATACAGCGAGAACCTTACCCTGGAGGGCCTTGCCAAGGAAGCTTACGTATCGACCAATTATTTGAGCACGTTGTTCAAGCAGGAGCTGGGCATCAACTTCCTCGATTATTTGCACCAATATCGGATCGAAGCGGCCAAGAAGCTGCTCGCTGCCGAGCCGCTCCGCATCTTCGCCGTTGCATCGCTCGTCGGCTATCAGGACGAACGCTACTTCACCCAGATGTTTAAAAAGTGGACGGGACTGACTCCTTCGCAATATCAGAAAAACATGGAGCGGACCCAGCTATAA
- a CDS encoding ABC transporter substrate-binding protein has product MIKRLLFVSIAFILVLAVLAGCSGNKPNENSSSGNKSSSGEPYTVNFAYHAPKEGNQQEVNKLINELTMKDLNMKVNLIPLSWDTYNSKLPMMLASGEPIDISFAFSFSMPNFLDGGYIVDASKYEEYTKDIYGVLGDDVKAGYIGDMLVGFPMMNSRATPSGIFVRKDIFEALGYKESDFNVTTDDYSSFDKITEMFAKVKEKYPDITPFDGFRTFGLNFISYIDGLGDQFGVLDNYGQSTTFKNWYESEQFLQFAKLNRKWFTEGYSSKDIAVDKELGQAKMKAGKTFAIFASYGPNVLTEMKSQTGYDVVMIPVSKKMKATVAVSGAMNVVLSTSKDKAKAFQFLNWAYTNAEFNDLLNWGVPGKDWVVNENGQADYPPGQTAQTVNYHSDYGFIYPNQYLMTPWAGSPKDIWDRLKNFDQDAIISKAFGLNFDSAPVSAELSQLNSVLAKYENAINFGAVDPEENIKKLNDELYGAGLQKVIDEKQRQLDAWLAKQK; this is encoded by the coding sequence GTGATCAAAAGGCTTCTATTTGTTTCGATCGCTTTCATTTTGGTTCTTGCGGTTCTCGCAGGCTGCAGCGGGAATAAACCAAACGAGAATTCGTCATCGGGCAATAAATCCTCTTCCGGAGAGCCTTATACGGTTAATTTTGCGTATCATGCGCCGAAGGAAGGCAATCAGCAAGAAGTGAATAAACTGATTAACGAACTGACCATGAAAGATTTAAATATGAAAGTCAATTTAATTCCGCTTAGCTGGGATACGTACAATTCAAAATTGCCCATGATGCTTGCGTCCGGCGAACCGATTGACATTTCGTTTGCTTTTTCGTTCAGCATGCCCAACTTTCTTGACGGCGGGTACATCGTAGATGCTTCAAAATACGAAGAATACACGAAAGACATCTACGGAGTGTTGGGCGATGACGTGAAGGCGGGTTATATTGGCGACATGTTGGTCGGATTTCCGATGATGAACTCGCGGGCGACCCCTTCCGGGATCTTCGTGAGGAAAGATATATTCGAAGCGCTCGGATACAAGGAGTCGGACTTTAACGTAACGACGGACGATTACAGCAGCTTCGACAAGATCACGGAAATGTTCGCCAAGGTAAAGGAAAAATACCCCGACATTACGCCTTTTGACGGATTTCGGACCTTCGGTTTGAATTTTATCTCTTATATTGACGGTTTGGGCGATCAATTCGGCGTCCTGGATAACTATGGCCAGTCTACGACCTTTAAGAACTGGTACGAATCCGAACAGTTTCTGCAATTCGCCAAGTTGAACAGGAAATGGTTTACGGAAGGATATTCCTCTAAAGACATTGCGGTGGACAAAGAGTTGGGACAAGCGAAAATGAAAGCGGGAAAAACGTTCGCGATTTTTGCTTCCTATGGTCCTAACGTGCTTACGGAAATGAAATCGCAAACGGGTTATGACGTTGTGATGATCCCGGTTTCCAAGAAAATGAAAGCCACGGTGGCTGTCAGCGGCGCTATGAACGTCGTTTTGAGTACGTCCAAAGACAAGGCGAAAGCCTTCCAATTCCTGAACTGGGCGTACACGAATGCTGAATTCAACGATCTTCTCAACTGGGGCGTTCCGGGCAAAGACTGGGTCGTAAACGAAAATGGACAAGCGGATTACCCGCCAGGACAAACAGCGCAGACGGTTAATTACCACTCCGACTACGGGTTTATTTATCCGAACCAGTATTTGATGACGCCATGGGCGGGCAGTCCGAAGGATATTTGGGATAGGCTTAAGAACTTTGACCAAGATGCGATTATTTCAAAAGCCTTCGGTTTAAATTTCGATTCCGCGCCGGTTTCGGCAGAGCTATCCCAGTTGAATTCCGTACTCGCGAAATACGAAAACGCCATCAATTTCGGCGCGGTTGACCCGGAAGAAAACATCAAGAAGCTTAACGACGAATTGTACGGTGCCGGCTTGCAAAAAGTGATCGATGAAAAACAAAGGCAGCTGGATGCCTGGTTGGCTAAGCAAAAATAA
- a CDS encoding carbohydrate ABC transporter permease, protein MIENKSYQITFNVIYLFIALIMILPLVLLFISSITDDNALLANGYSFFPSKFSLEAYGYMVTNSSTILRAYGVTIVVTVLGTVIGLVITALMSFSLSIRNLPGNRVISFFVFFTMLFNGGLVPTYIMWTSLGVVNTIWAYVFPFLLTNAFNIVLIRSYFVSSIPNELYESAKIDGAGYFRIFWKMAIPLGKPILATIGLFSCLLYWNDWLNGLYFITDPGQYSIQALLNRMSQNIQSVINSTSSSTSVMNLPQASIRMAIAFIAILPILVMYPFIQKYFANGIMKGAVKG, encoded by the coding sequence ATGATTGAGAATAAATCGTATCAGATCACCTTTAATGTCATTTACCTATTTATCGCTTTGATCATGATATTGCCGTTGGTTTTGCTATTCATATCCTCCATAACGGATGACAATGCGCTGCTTGCCAATGGTTATTCGTTCTTTCCATCCAAATTCAGTCTCGAGGCGTATGGATATATGGTGACGAATTCTTCTACCATCTTGCGAGCATACGGCGTTACGATTGTCGTCACCGTGCTGGGAACCGTTATCGGTCTTGTGATTACGGCTCTGATGAGTTTCTCTCTGTCGATTCGGAATTTGCCCGGAAACCGCGTGATCAGCTTCTTTGTCTTTTTCACCATGCTGTTTAATGGCGGGTTAGTGCCGACGTACATTATGTGGACGAGTTTGGGAGTCGTCAATACGATATGGGCGTATGTGTTCCCTTTCTTGTTGACGAATGCCTTCAATATCGTTTTGATCCGTTCTTATTTTGTCTCAAGCATTCCGAATGAATTATATGAATCCGCAAAAATCGACGGTGCCGGATATTTCAGAATTTTCTGGAAGATGGCAATTCCCCTTGGAAAACCGATATTAGCCACGATCGGCCTCTTCTCTTGCCTGCTCTATTGGAATGATTGGTTAAACGGCCTCTACTTCATTACCGACCCTGGTCAGTATAGCATCCAAGCGTTATTGAACAGAATGAGCCAGAACATTCAATCCGTCATCAACTCTACTTCATCGAGTACGAGTGTCATGAATCTGCCGCAGGCTTCTATTCGGATGGCGATCGCCTTCATTGCCATTTTACCGATCCTCGTTATGTATCCGTTCATTCAAAAGTATTTTGCAAACGGAATAATGAAAGGCGCAGTGAAAGGGTAA
- a CDS encoding alpha/beta hydrolase family esterase — MKGKIAIVPGTPNEGNREYLPEAIKDSDMVVNENGNNSQVYPSRLAEYTGVVTDGLQDTWYEYVPATYDGTRKVPLVISMHGGLMTGWGQAIYSSWTLVADREGLIVVFPNAHERRIWMLEVEKKTFELLGKPSPGGFYLHKPPERPEENHDLNLVLALIEKMKQKYNIDESRIFMQGMSMGEIMTNQFARYYGLLAGHAGSAGITWPEVIFNEHGDVINRAGPLPVWQSRVEHESIPLHEEETAEFVKKNRAYWKRINGIRELPEIKIVGEDNFAFYKGEHGDLVFRDVKNRDHGQTFDDAELVWDYLFSGIRRGENGEIVNSEPLCPRKGDAYAIALAAGSAKAYVNNRLVTMNGPVMKHQKLKYHGLNGGSIIRGEYFLVPVSFLAAVFDATNASEDEGLSAVMELKDGRTLQFARGSIGCVVDDRVHAMYCEAVYKDGELYVPIEWICKRLFNNHASTCEDVLYITDHDAELSLNMAHLIRDEILA; from the coding sequence ATGAAGGGGAAGATTGCGATCGTGCCCGGAACACCGAATGAAGGAAACCGGGAGTATCTGCCTGAAGCGATCAAAGACTCGGATATGGTGGTCAACGAGAACGGAAACAATTCGCAGGTATATCCGTCCAGATTGGCGGAATATACCGGCGTTGTTACGGACGGTCTCCAAGATACATGGTACGAATACGTTCCGGCAACCTATGACGGAACTCGCAAGGTTCCTCTCGTAATCTCGATGCACGGCGGATTGATGACCGGATGGGGGCAGGCGATTTATTCCTCCTGGACGCTTGTGGCGGATCGGGAAGGATTGATCGTTGTATTTCCGAATGCCCACGAAAGGCGAATATGGATGCTCGAAGTAGAAAAGAAAACGTTCGAGCTTCTCGGGAAGCCCAGCCCCGGCGGATTTTACTTGCATAAACCGCCGGAGCGGCCGGAGGAAAATCATGATTTGAATCTCGTGCTTGCATTGATCGAGAAGATGAAACAAAAGTACAACATCGATGAATCCAGAATTTTTATGCAGGGCATGTCCATGGGTGAAATTATGACGAACCAGTTCGCTCGATATTACGGTCTGCTGGCAGGGCATGCGGGTTCGGCTGGTATCACCTGGCCGGAAGTGATTTTTAACGAGCATGGCGACGTCATCAATCGCGCGGGGCCGCTTCCAGTTTGGCAGTCCCGCGTAGAGCATGAAAGCATCCCGCTGCATGAAGAGGAGACTGCGGAATTCGTTAAGAAAAATCGGGCGTACTGGAAAAGAATCAACGGAATTCGCGAATTACCGGAAATCAAAATCGTGGGCGAAGACAACTTTGCATTTTATAAGGGCGAGCATGGGGATTTGGTATTCCGGGACGTGAAAAATCGGGATCATGGGCAAACCTTCGATGACGCTGAACTCGTATGGGATTATCTATTCTCGGGTATTCGGCGCGGAGAGAACGGCGAAATTGTGAATTCCGAACCCTTATGTCCTCGGAAAGGGGACGCTTATGCGATCGCCCTGGCAGCGGGCAGCGCAAAGGCGTATGTAAACAATCGGTTAGTCACGATGAACGGACCTGTCATGAAGCATCAGAAGCTGAAGTATCACGGGCTGAACGGCGGTTCGATCATAAGAGGGGAGTACTTCCTGGTGCCCGTTTCATTCCTTGCGGCAGTATTCGATGCGACTAATGCCTCTGAGGATGAAGGGCTTTCCGCAGTAATGGAGCTGAAAGACGGAAGAACGCTGCAATTCGCCCGGGGCAGTATCGGTTGTGTCGTGGATGACCGCGTCCACGCCATGTATTGCGAAGCGGTGTATAAAGATGGCGAGTTATATGTGCCGATCGAGTGGATTTGCAAGAGGCTGTTCAACAACCACGCTTCAACTTGCGAAGACGTGCTCTATATTACCGATCACGATGCCGAGCTTTCCTTGAATATGGCCCATCTTATCCGTGATGAAATCCTTGCATAA
- a CDS encoding alpha/beta hydrolase → MKNVDHIHPDLRKIMDSLPVVDLKNTRTLPEDFVLPVQVKSPLVKTTNRMIQGKDTELLIKIYEPVKKPETSLPAFLWIHGGGYLMGHPDLDDSLCEQFVLRANCVVGSIDYRLAPDHAYPAAIEDCYAGLTWMAEHADELQIDPARLAIGGASAGGGLTAALAILARDRGGPNIVFQMPLYPMIDDRNRTPSSHEINQNNFPKAWNREMNQLAWSMYLGSAADGDVPSYAAAARETDLSGLPPAYTCIGDLDLFRDETIDYVARLAQADVPVEFHLYPGCFHGFDVIFNDAEISNRARNEYIDALYRALNP, encoded by the coding sequence GTGAAAAATGTCGATCATATTCATCCCGATCTTAGAAAAATCATGGATTCTCTGCCTGTCGTAGATTTGAAAAACACGCGAACGCTGCCCGAGGACTTTGTTCTACCGGTGCAAGTCAAATCCCCGCTTGTGAAGACGACGAATCGAATGATTCAAGGCAAGGATACGGAATTGCTAATCAAGATTTACGAACCCGTGAAGAAGCCGGAAACGTCCCTGCCCGCTTTCTTGTGGATTCATGGCGGAGGCTACTTGATGGGACATCCGGACCTGGATGATAGCTTATGCGAACAGTTTGTTCTAAGAGCCAACTGCGTAGTGGGTTCTATCGATTACAGACTTGCACCGGATCACGCTTATCCGGCCGCTATAGAGGATTGCTATGCCGGCTTGACGTGGATGGCTGAGCACGCGGACGAATTGCAAATCGATCCGGCAAGACTGGCCATCGGGGGGGCCAGCGCGGGAGGGGGGCTAACTGCTGCACTCGCCATCCTAGCCCGTGATCGAGGGGGCCCGAATATCGTATTCCAGATGCCGTTGTACCCGATGATCGACGATCGAAACCGAACACCCTCCAGCCATGAGATTAATCAGAACAATTTTCCGAAAGCCTGGAACCGGGAAATGAACCAGCTTGCTTGGAGCATGTATCTCGGTTCCGCCGCGGACGGCGATGTCCCATCCTATGCGGCTGCGGCGCGCGAAACAGATCTGTCAGGGCTCCCGCCGGCTTATACCTGCATAGGCGATCTGGATCTGTTCAGAGACGAAACGATTGATTATGTGGCTCGATTGGCTCAGGCGGACGTTCCAGTTGAATTTCATCTCTATCCGGGATGCTTCCATGGATTTGATGTTATTTTTAACGACGCGGAAATCAGCAATCGAGCAAGGAATGAATACATCGATGCGCTGTATCGTGCGCTCAACCCCTGA
- a CDS encoding ABC transporter substrate-binding protein — translation MKRSWVRTAALFGCAFLSACSGSAIDRGQSGSIPERKEIVFYSNRTDRTIGLGKAEQTLIDRYMKENPQIQITVRTIAPNSQYQSKIKLLQAAHRLPDLFVSSSDSTFLDPLVRSGDVQALGPEVLDGFGFPDDSLAAFTRGDRLYGVPRTRSFLALYYNRDLFKKYGAKVPRTEEELLSAGKLFEAKGLVPIAADGRGADTFKRLFNTMIERVSGTNKTLAEANEGSIAFTDSQIQTAAEHLQRWVKEGLFGDDFLNQDYGSARTLFGQGKAAMYLQGNWEADIDGDENFDPGIRSSIGIVNIPSLSGGQGKAEDIYSWYGEGILVFKDSPVKEEALVFLKWMFRQDNWAALTADDGLSLPIQPAAESDSQAAEGIRSDLTRIQMEAIAGAPPVWTPNQSNELEAARNVLVEQFVSLRLTPQQFVNELDRLGWDITTIRRLSQIS, via the coding sequence ATGAAGCGCTCTTGGGTTCGCACCGCGGCGCTTTTCGGCTGCGCGTTTCTGTCTGCCTGCTCGGGAAGCGCGATCGACCGGGGGCAGTCAGGCAGCATACCGGAAAGGAAAGAAATCGTCTTTTACAGCAACCGAACGGATCGTACCATCGGCTTGGGAAAGGCGGAACAGACGCTGATCGACCGATATATGAAGGAGAATCCCCAAATTCAGATAACGGTGCGTACGATCGCGCCGAATTCGCAGTATCAGAGCAAGATTAAGCTTCTTCAGGCTGCCCATCGCTTGCCCGATCTGTTCGTCTCTTCGAGCGACTCTACCTTCCTGGATCCGCTCGTCCGGAGCGGGGACGTTCAGGCGCTGGGTCCCGAGGTGTTGGACGGATTCGGCTTCCCGGATGATTCGCTCGCGGCATTTACGAGAGGGGATAGGCTGTACGGCGTTCCGCGAACCCGCAGCTTCCTAGCTTTGTACTATAACCGGGATCTATTCAAAAAGTACGGCGCCAAAGTCCCACGTACGGAAGAGGAACTGCTGTCAGCCGGCAAATTGTTTGAAGCGAAAGGACTCGTGCCGATCGCTGCGGACGGTAGGGGAGCCGACACGTTTAAGCGATTATTCAACACGATGATCGAGCGCGTCAGCGGCACGAACAAGACGTTGGCTGAAGCCAACGAAGGCAGCATCGCCTTTACCGACTCCCAGATTCAGACGGCTGCTGAGCATCTACAGAGATGGGTGAAAGAGGGGCTGTTCGGCGACGATTTTCTAAATCAGGATTACGGCTCGGCGCGGACGCTCTTCGGCCAAGGCAAGGCTGCGATGTACCTACAGGGCAACTGGGAAGCAGACATTGACGGCGATGAAAATTTCGATCCTGGCATTCGGTCTTCCATCGGCATCGTTAATATTCCGTCCTTGAGTGGAGGACAAGGCAAAGCCGAGGATATATACAGCTGGTACGGCGAGGGGATCTTAGTCTTTAAAGACTCGCCTGTCAAGGAAGAAGCGCTCGTCTTCCTCAAATGGATGTTCCGGCAGGACAACTGGGCGGCGCTGACCGCGGACGACGGTCTCAGCCTTCCGATTCAGCCAGCCGCGGAGAGCGACAGCCAAGCGGCCGAAGGGATTCGATCCGATCTGACAAGGATCCAGATGGAGGCGATCGCCGGAGCGCCGCCGGTCTGGACGCCGAACCAGTCGAACGAACTAGAGGCCGCTCGCAACGTTCTCGTAGAGCAATTCGTGTCCTTAAGACTCACGCCCCAGCAGTTCGTCAATGAACTGGACCGCCTAGGGTGGGATATTACGACGATTCGCCGACTAAGCCAAATTTCATGA